From uncultured Roseateles sp., the proteins below share one genomic window:
- a CDS encoding BlaI/MecI/CopY family transcriptional regulator yields the protein MQTPPPKPTPAELDLLRTLWRIGPATAKQAHEALLVDRPDASDATVLRQLQIMHGKGLLTRDESQRSHVYAPAQSQDALQTHLLKDLIAKAFAGSGKALVLAALKSHVSKKERAEIEKFLHGDEA from the coding sequence ATGCAAACCCCGCCGCCCAAGCCCACCCCCGCCGAGCTGGATCTGTTGCGCACGCTGTGGCGCATCGGCCCGGCCACCGCCAAGCAGGCTCACGAAGCCCTGCTCGTCGACCGCCCGGACGCCAGTGACGCCACCGTGCTGCGCCAGCTGCAAATCATGCATGGCAAGGGCCTGCTGACGCGCGACGAAAGCCAGCGCTCCCATGTCTATGCCCCGGCGCAGTCGCAGGACGCGCTGCAGACCCATTTGCTGAAGGACCTGATTGCCAAGGCCTTCGCCGGCTCGGGCAAGGCCCTGGTGCTGGCCGCGCTGAAGAGTCATGTCAGCAAGAAGGAACGGGCCGAGATCGAGAAGTTTCTGCACGGGGACGAGGCATGA
- a CDS encoding DUF885 domain-containing protein has translation MLRPLLTLITACALLSVLPVAAAGPGTAAKRLHQLIDTSWAMDMADSPLSATYYGEKGFNDRWPDISPAAMERGHRQDRDLLVQLSRIDSRQLPVSERLNHELFKKSLESRLALWPHQPWAYEMTARDGPQVLNEAAENMPFDTVADYETWLKRLDTLPAYLDQYEERLRAAAKTGRTQPRLLMARVLPQLQGQQAARPEDSPFYARFKSFPDKIPAAERERLSRQAAQVIQNKVLPAYARMEAFFRTEYLPACRESVGIWDTPGGAAYYANRVAEHTTTNLTPDEIHQIGLKEVARIHGEMRKVMEQVGFTGTRQQFFEKLRTDPQFYYATPEALFNAYVVVAKTIEPELPRLFGKLYRTPFGVRAIPMTSAPNTTAAYYSGPSVDGTRAGYFYVNLYRPEMRPKYEMEVLASHEAVPGHHLQIALAQEQAALPKFRRFASYSAFIEGWALYGEALGYELGLYKDPYSRFGQLTYDMWRAVRLVVDTGIHSQRWTREQAIDYFRDNAAKTETDIVNEVDRYIGWPGQALAYKIGQLRIMALRAQAEQALGSGFDVRAFHDALLAQGALPLDVLEQQMQGWTQMRLNKLVHRRSAGARR, from the coding sequence ATGCTGCGTCCCCTGCTGACCCTGATCACCGCCTGCGCGCTGTTGTCCGTCCTGCCGGTCGCCGCTGCGGGCCCCGGCACCGCCGCCAAGCGACTGCATCAGCTGATAGACACAAGCTGGGCCATGGACATGGCCGATTCACCGCTGTCCGCCACCTACTACGGTGAAAAGGGCTTCAACGACCGCTGGCCCGACATCAGCCCCGCAGCGATGGAACGGGGGCATAGGCAAGACCGGGATCTGCTGGTCCAGCTGTCACGCATCGATAGCAGGCAGTTGCCGGTCAGCGAGCGCCTCAACCATGAGCTGTTCAAGAAATCGCTGGAGTCCCGGCTGGCACTGTGGCCGCACCAGCCCTGGGCCTACGAGATGACGGCCCGCGACGGCCCGCAGGTGCTGAACGAAGCGGCCGAGAACATGCCCTTCGACACGGTGGCCGACTACGAGACCTGGCTGAAGCGTCTGGACACCCTGCCCGCCTATCTTGACCAATACGAGGAACGGCTGCGCGCCGCCGCCAAGACCGGCCGCACCCAGCCGCGCCTGCTGATGGCGCGTGTACTGCCCCAGCTGCAGGGCCAGCAGGCGGCCAGGCCCGAGGACAGCCCCTTCTACGCCCGCTTCAAGAGCTTCCCGGACAAGATACCTGCAGCCGAGCGCGAGCGCCTCAGCCGACAGGCGGCGCAAGTGATACAGAACAAGGTGCTGCCCGCCTATGCGCGCATGGAGGCGTTCTTCCGCACCGAGTACCTGCCCGCCTGCCGAGAGTCCGTGGGCATCTGGGACACGCCGGGCGGCGCGGCCTACTATGCCAACCGCGTTGCCGAACACACGACGACGAACCTGACGCCCGACGAGATACACCAGATCGGCCTCAAGGAAGTGGCACGCATCCACGGCGAGATGCGCAAGGTGATGGAACAGGTCGGCTTCACCGGCACGCGCCAGCAGTTCTTCGAGAAACTGCGCACCGATCCGCAGTTCTACTACGCCACGCCCGAGGCGCTGTTCAATGCCTATGTCGTCGTGGCCAAGACCATAGAGCCCGAGCTGCCCAGGCTGTTCGGCAAGCTCTACCGCACCCCGTTCGGCGTGCGCGCCATACCGATGACCAGCGCACCGAACACCACCGCCGCCTACTACAGCGGCCCGTCGGTGGACGGCACGCGCGCCGGCTACTTCTACGTCAATTTGTACCGACCCGAGATGCGGCCCAAGTACGAGATGGAGGTGCTGGCCTCGCATGAGGCCGTGCCCGGCCACCATCTGCAGATCGCGCTGGCCCAGGAGCAGGCCGCCCTGCCCAAATTCCGCCGCTTCGCCAGCTACTCGGCCTTCATCGAGGGCTGGGCCCTGTACGGCGAGGCCCTGGGCTATGAGCTGGGCCTGTACAAGGACCCCTACTCGCGCTTCGGCCAGCTGACCTACGATATGTGGCGCGCGGTGCGCCTGGTGGTGGACACCGGCATCCACAGCCAGCGCTGGACGCGCGAGCAGGCCATCGATTACTTCCGCGACAACGCCGCCAAGACCGAGACCGACATCGTCAACGAGGTCGACCGCTACATCGGCTGGCCCGGCCAGGCCCTGGCCTACAAGATCGGCCAGCTGCGCATCATGGCCCTGCGCGCCCAGGCCGAGCAGGCCCTGGGGTCAGGTTTTGATGTGCGCGCCTTCCATGATGCGCTGCTGGCTCAGGGGGCGTTACCGCTTGATGTGCTGGAGCAGCAGATGCAGGGCTGGACCCAGATGCGGCTCAACAAATTGGTTCATCGCCGATCTGCAGGGGCGCGCCGCTAG
- the pyrF gene encoding orotidine-5'-phosphate decarboxylase: MNFIEMLQQAEKLNHSMLCVGLDPEPSRFPGAWRGDASRIYDFCSAIVDATKDLVIAFKPQIAYFAAQRAEDQLERLMAHIKRVAPAVPVILDAKRGDIGSTAEQYAREAFERYQADAVTLSPFMGFDSIEPYLRYPDKGAILLCRTSNPGGSDLQNQRLADIPGQPLLYEHLAQLAQTAWNRNGQLGLVVGATFPAEIERVRELAPNLPLLIPGVGAQGGDARATVLAGWRGQGGSTTGPVIVNSSRAVLYASAGEDFAAAARAVALRTRDELNQAKTG; the protein is encoded by the coding sequence ATGAACTTCATCGAGATGCTGCAACAGGCAGAGAAGCTGAATCACTCGATGTTGTGCGTGGGACTGGACCCGGAGCCCTCGCGCTTTCCGGGCGCCTGGCGTGGCGATGCCTCGCGCATCTATGACTTCTGCAGTGCGATCGTCGATGCCACCAAGGACTTGGTGATCGCCTTCAAGCCGCAGATCGCCTACTTTGCGGCCCAGCGCGCCGAAGACCAGCTGGAGCGGCTGATGGCTCACATCAAGCGGGTGGCCCCGGCCGTGCCGGTGATTCTGGACGCCAAGCGCGGCGACATCGGCAGCACCGCCGAGCAATACGCCCGCGAGGCCTTCGAGCGCTACCAGGCCGATGCCGTGACCCTGTCACCCTTCATGGGCTTCGACTCGATCGAGCCCTATCTGCGCTACCCGGACAAGGGCGCCATCCTGCTGTGCCGCACGTCCAACCCCGGCGGCAGCGATCTGCAGAACCAGCGCCTGGCCGACATCCCCGGCCAGCCCCTGCTCTACGAACACCTGGCCCAGCTGGCGCAGACGGCCTGGAACCGCAATGGCCAGCTGGGCCTGGTGGTGGGTGCCACCTTCCCGGCCGAGATCGAGCGGGTGCGAGAACTGGCCCCGAACCTGCCGCTGCTGATTCCGGGCGTCGGCGCCCAGGGTGGTGATGCGCGCGCCACGGTGCTGGCCGGCTGGCGCGGCCAGGGCGGCAGCACCACCGGGCCCGTCATCGTCAACTCGTCGCGGGCGGTGCTCTATGCCTCGGCCGGCGAGGACTTTGCCGCCGCTGCCCGTGCCGTGGCGCTGCGCACCCGCGACGAGCTGAACCAGGCCAAGACCGGCTGA
- the purB gene encoding adenylosuccinate lyase, which yields MNLSALSALSPLDGRYASKVAGLRPLLSEYGLMHRRVQVEVEWFIALSDAGFAEFKPLSEAARGLLRGFVLRFSEADAQAIKDIEKTTNHDVKAVEYWLKARFEHHPEMKAAGEFVHFACTSEDINNTSHGLMLKAARTEVLLPALDRIIAKMLDMAHTLADVPMLSRTHGQTASPTTVGKEVANVVARLQVARSRIADVKLLAKMNGAVGNYNAHLSAWPDFDWEAFSQKVVEQSLGLTFNPYTIQIEPHDYMAELFDALTRCNTILIDWSRDVWGYISVGYFKQRTKAGEIGSSTMPHKVNPIDFENAEGNFGLASAMLTHLSQKLPVSRWQRDLTDSTVLRNMGVALGYALLGYDSLQRGLDKLEINEAMLADDLDHAWEVLAEPIQTVMRRYSLPNPYERLKELTRGKAITREAIREFIETLELPEPEKARLRDLTPGSYTGKAAELAKRLR from the coding sequence ATGAACCTCTCCGCCCTCTCCGCCCTCTCGCCCCTGGATGGCCGCTATGCCTCGAAAGTGGCCGGCCTGCGCCCGCTGCTGTCGGAGTACGGCCTGATGCACCGCCGCGTGCAGGTCGAGGTGGAATGGTTCATCGCGCTGTCGGATGCCGGCTTTGCCGAGTTCAAGCCCTTGAGCGAGGCCGCGCGCGGCCTGTTGCGCGGCTTTGTGCTGCGCTTCTCGGAGGCCGATGCCCAGGCGATCAAGGACATCGAGAAGACCACCAACCATGATGTGAAGGCGGTCGAGTACTGGCTGAAGGCCCGCTTCGAGCACCATCCCGAGATGAAGGCGGCCGGCGAGTTCGTGCACTTCGCCTGCACCAGCGAAGACATCAACAACACCAGCCACGGCCTGATGCTGAAGGCCGCGCGCACCGAGGTGCTGCTGCCGGCGCTGGACCGCATCATCGCCAAGATGCTGGACATGGCCCACACGCTGGCCGATGTGCCCATGCTCAGCCGCACCCACGGCCAGACGGCCAGCCCGACCACCGTCGGCAAGGAGGTGGCCAATGTGGTGGCCCGCCTGCAGGTGGCGCGCAGCCGCATCGCCGACGTGAAACTGCTGGCCAAGATGAATGGCGCGGTGGGCAACTACAACGCCCATCTGTCGGCCTGGCCCGATTTCGACTGGGAGGCCTTCTCGCAAAAAGTCGTCGAGCAGTCGCTGGGCCTGACCTTCAACCCCTACACGATTCAGATCGAGCCGCACGACTACATGGCCGAGCTGTTCGATGCGCTGACGCGTTGCAACACGATACTGATCGACTGGTCGCGCGACGTCTGGGGCTATATCTCGGTGGGCTATTTCAAGCAGCGCACCAAGGCCGGCGAGATCGGCAGCTCGACGATGCCGCACAAGGTCAACCCCATCGACTTCGAGAATGCCGAGGGCAATTTCGGCCTGGCCAGCGCGATGCTGACCCATCTGAGCCAGAAGCTGCCCGTCAGCCGCTGGCAGCGCGACCTGACCGACTCGACGGTGCTGCGCAATATGGGCGTGGCCCTGGGCTATGCGCTCTTGGGCTATGACTCGCTGCAGCGCGGCCTGGACAAGCTGGAGATCAACGAGGCCATGCTGGCCGACGACCTGGACCATGCCTGGGAAGTGCTGGCCGAGCCCATCCAGACGGTGATGCGCCGCTACAGTCTGCCCAATCCCTACGAGCGTCTGAAGGAGCTGACCCGCGGCAAGGCCATCACCCGCGAGGCCATCCGCGAGTTCATCGAAACCCTGGAGCTGCCCGAGCCCGAGAAGGCCCGCCTGCGCGACCTGACCCCCGGCAGCTACACCGGCAAGGCGGCCGAGCTGGCCAAGCGCCTGCGCTGA
- a CDS encoding glutathione S-transferase C-terminal domain-containing protein, with the protein MKLIGSLTSPYVRKVRIVMAEKKLDYQLVLEDVWASDDILKVNPLGKVPCLVMEGQDSISGAVFDSRVIVEYVDTLSPVGKLIPERGRERTEVRTWEALADGLLDASILARLEQTWGGRTEAQRSQVWVDRQMGKISAVLKAMSQGLGDKSWCSGNHFSLADIAVGCALGYLDFRFPQIDWRADHPNLAKLYEKLAQRPSFIDTRPPA; encoded by the coding sequence ATGAAGCTCATCGGATCACTCACCAGCCCCTACGTCCGCAAAGTCCGCATCGTGATGGCCGAGAAAAAACTCGACTATCAGCTGGTGCTGGAAGACGTCTGGGCCAGCGACGACATTCTGAAGGTCAACCCGCTGGGCAAGGTGCCCTGCCTGGTGATGGAGGGGCAGGACTCGATCAGTGGCGCGGTGTTCGACTCGCGCGTGATCGTCGAGTACGTCGACACACTGTCGCCGGTGGGCAAGCTGATTCCCGAGCGCGGTCGCGAGCGCACCGAGGTGCGCACCTGGGAGGCGCTGGCCGACGGCCTGCTCGATGCCTCCATCCTGGCGCGCCTGGAACAGACCTGGGGCGGTCGCACCGAGGCGCAGCGTTCGCAGGTCTGGGTCGACCGGCAGATGGGCAAGATCAGCGCTGTGCTGAAGGCCATGAGCCAGGGCCTGGGCGACAAGAGCTGGTGCTCGGGCAACCATTTCTCGCTGGCCGATATCGCTGTCGGCTGTGCCCTGGGCTACCTGGACTTCCGCTTCCCGCAGATCGACTGGCGTGCCGACCACCCGAATCTGGCCAAGCTGTACGAGAAGCTGGCGCAGCGCCCGAGCTTCATCGACACCCGCCCGCCGGCCTGA
- a CDS encoding 3-hydroxyacyl-CoA dehydrogenase, protein MSESQTPSPSITWMLTGAPQQAPIAVVGAGTMGAGIAQVAAQAGHPVRLLDVREGAAQAACEQIAKALAGLVAKGRMEEAERTAVLARISPAAGIADLADSALVVEVILEQLAPKQALLRDLDALLAPGAIIASNTSSISITALANGMKNPQRLVGMHFFNPVPLMKLVEVVWGAETAPEVAQVIFDLAKSWGKTAVHAKSTPGFIVNRIARPYYAETLALLQEQTGTPAQLDQALRGVGFRMGPCELMDLIGHDINYSVTQSVFEANYGDRRYMPSLVQKALLDGGRLGRKVGKGFYDGVPVAPAAEPVVAAQLPAITLHGDGALVEGLAAWLAHKGQAFARETESGWQGLQLGEAELHFSTGRSAMQLAAQRSQPELAVLDLPLAPDRITGLGLAFAGSADEATREAARALLRALGWTPLELRDVPGLAVARTVCMLINEGADAVYQGVCDERGADLAMKLGTNYPAGPFEWLALIGVEAVCQVLDGLWEATRSERYRVSPLLQQRRWAARLVA, encoded by the coding sequence ATGAGCGAATCCCAAACTCCATCCCCCTCCATCACTTGGATGCTGACCGGCGCGCCGCAGCAGGCACCGATCGCCGTGGTCGGTGCCGGCACCATGGGCGCCGGCATCGCCCAGGTCGCGGCGCAGGCCGGCCATCCGGTGCGCCTGCTCGATGTGCGCGAGGGCGCGGCCCAGGCCGCCTGCGAGCAGATTGCCAAGGCCCTGGCCGGCCTGGTGGCCAAGGGCCGCATGGAGGAGGCCGAGCGCACGGCGGTGCTGGCTCGCATCTCACCGGCGGCGGGCATCGCCGACCTGGCCGACTCGGCCCTGGTCGTCGAGGTCATCCTGGAGCAGCTGGCGCCCAAGCAGGCCCTGCTGCGCGATCTTGACGCGCTGCTGGCACCCGGTGCCATCATCGCCAGCAACACCTCGTCGATCTCGATCACGGCGCTGGCCAATGGCATGAAGAACCCGCAGCGCCTGGTCGGCATGCACTTCTTCAACCCGGTGCCGCTGATGAAGCTGGTCGAGGTCGTCTGGGGCGCCGAGACCGCGCCCGAGGTGGCCCAGGTGATCTTCGACCTGGCCAAATCCTGGGGCAAGACGGCCGTGCATGCCAAATCCACGCCGGGCTTCATCGTCAACCGCATCGCACGGCCCTATTACGCCGAGACCCTGGCCCTGCTGCAGGAGCAGACCGGCACGCCCGCCCAGCTGGACCAGGCGCTGCGTGGCGTGGGCTTCCGCATGGGCCCCTGCGAGCTGATGGACCTGATCGGCCACGACATCAACTACTCGGTCACGCAGTCGGTGTTCGAGGCCAATTACGGCGACCGCCGCTATATGCCCTCGCTGGTGCAGAAGGCCCTGCTCGATGGCGGCCGCCTGGGCCGCAAGGTCGGCAAGGGCTTTTATGACGGCGTGCCGGTGGCGCCGGCTGCCGAGCCTGTCGTTGCTGCGCAGCTGCCGGCGATCACGCTGCATGGCGACGGCGCGCTGGTCGAGGGGCTCGCTGCCTGGTTGGCCCACAAGGGCCAGGCCTTTGCTCGCGAGACCGAGTCAGGCTGGCAAGGCCTGCAACTGGGCGAGGCCGAACTGCACTTCAGCACCGGCCGCAGTGCCATGCAGCTGGCGGCTCAGCGCAGCCAGCCCGAACTGGCCGTGCTGGATCTGCCGCTGGCGCCCGACCGCATCACGGGCTTGGGCCTGGCCTTTGCCGGCAGCGCCGACGAGGCCACCCGCGAGGCCGCCCGGGCCCTGCTGCGCGCGCTGGGCTGGACGCCGCTGGAGCTGCGCGACGTGCCGGGTCTTGCCGTGGCACGCACCGTCTGCATGCTGATCAACGAGGGCGCTGATGCGGTCTACCAGGGCGTCTGCGACGAGCGGGGCGCCGACCTGGCGATGAAGCTGGGCACCAACTATCCCGCGGGCCCGTTCGAATGGCTGGCACTGATCGGCGTCGAGGCCGTCTGCCAGGTGCTGGATGGCCTGTGGGAAGCGACACGCAGTGAGCGCTACCGCGTTAGCCCCTTGCTGCAGCAGAGGCGTTGGGCGGCCAGGCTGGTAGCGTGA
- a CDS encoding M56 family metallopeptidase, producing MSALDDVLQLWVPALGWALLNFVWQGLLVGAIAALLLRLLRSAGPRSRYGVCGAALLLCLLLPALQLNNGLQAMADPPTLEASPEVLALAPDWLLTLQSLLPELVLAWCLGVALMALRLGLGLAWVARLRRASHAQHPQWQARLDGLARRMGLRGSVPLQVVDQLDSPLTVGWWRPVILVPAALISGMPVPLLEALLAHELAHVRRLDYLVNLLQSGIEALLFFHPVVWWLSNRMRREREQVADELAARMLDEPRRLALALHELTLTMLTSHPLTQSAQGGDLLHRIQQLLAPRRHTSAWKLMLPALALAMTSLLVQAHAPRAADKPKPVTAEAASTPFTLPVNARHALVLEDGTGRVLMEKSADAVVPIASLTKLMTAMVVLDAKPSLSEKIRIDRGDVDTLKHSASHVPVGAQMPRLAAMKLALMSSDNRAAAALARTYPGGLEAFELAVQAKIRALGLTHTSIAEPTGLSPQNTSTAVEVAKMAAAAANYPEIGQITSNRKALIPINGRQVEYRNTNRLVGSKGWDILLSKTGYTDEAGRCLTMRMKSGGKNVTVVLLDADGSADRLRDAAKIRRSLDKLHG from the coding sequence ATGAGCGCGCTCGATGACGTGCTGCAGCTCTGGGTGCCGGCGCTGGGCTGGGCGCTGCTGAATTTTGTCTGGCAAGGCCTGCTGGTGGGCGCCATCGCGGCGTTGCTGCTGCGCCTGCTGCGCAGCGCCGGACCGCGCAGCCGCTACGGCGTCTGCGGCGCCGCCCTGCTGCTGTGCCTGTTGCTGCCGGCGCTGCAGCTGAACAACGGCCTGCAGGCCATGGCCGATCCGCCAACGCTGGAGGCCAGCCCCGAGGTCTTGGCGCTGGCCCCGGACTGGCTGCTCACCCTGCAGTCCCTGCTGCCCGAGCTGGTGCTCGCCTGGTGCCTGGGCGTGGCCCTGATGGCGCTGCGTCTCGGCCTGGGACTGGCCTGGGTGGCGCGGCTGCGGCGTGCCTCGCATGCACAGCACCCCCAGTGGCAGGCCCGCCTGGATGGGCTGGCACGGCGCATGGGTCTGCGCGGCTCCGTGCCGCTGCAGGTGGTGGACCAGCTCGACAGCCCGTTGACAGTGGGCTGGTGGCGGCCGGTGATCCTGGTGCCGGCGGCCCTGATCAGCGGCATGCCCGTACCGCTGCTGGAGGCCCTGCTGGCCCATGAACTGGCCCATGTGAGGCGACTGGACTATCTGGTCAACCTGCTGCAGAGCGGTATCGAAGCGCTGCTGTTCTTCCACCCGGTGGTGTGGTGGTTGTCGAACCGCATGCGCCGAGAGCGCGAGCAGGTGGCCGATGAACTTGCCGCCCGGATGCTGGACGAACCCCGGCGGCTGGCCCTGGCCCTGCACGAATTGACCCTGACGATGCTGACTTCCCACCCCCTGACCCAATCTGCCCAAGGAGGCGACTTGCTCCACCGTATCCAACAACTGCTCGCACCCCGCCGACACACCTCGGCCTGGAAGCTGATGCTGCCCGCGCTGGCGCTGGCCATGACCAGCCTGCTGGTGCAGGCCCATGCCCCGCGGGCGGCCGACAAGCCCAAGCCGGTCACCGCCGAGGCGGCAAGCACCCCCTTCACCCTGCCGGTGAACGCCCGGCATGCGCTGGTGCTGGAAGACGGCACCGGCCGGGTCCTGATGGAAAAGAGTGCCGACGCGGTGGTGCCCATTGCCTCGCTGACCAAGCTGATGACGGCCATGGTGGTGCTGGATGCCAAGCCCAGTCTGAGCGAGAAGATCCGTATCGACCGCGGCGATGTCGACACGCTCAAGCACAGCGCCTCCCATGTGCCGGTGGGCGCGCAGATGCCGCGGCTGGCCGCGATGAAACTGGCCCTGATGTCGTCCGACAACCGCGCTGCCGCCGCGCTGGCCCGCACCTATCCCGGAGGGCTTGAGGCCTTCGAGCTGGCGGTGCAGGCCAAGATCCGGGCACTCGGCCTGACCCACACCTCGATCGCCGAGCCCACGGGGCTGTCACCGCAGAACACCTCCACCGCCGTCGAGGTGGCGAAGATGGCGGCCGCCGCGGCGAACTATCCCGAGATCGGCCAGATCACCAGCAACCGCAAGGCGCTGATTCCCATCAATGGCCGGCAGGTGGAGTACCGCAACACCAACCGGCTGGTCGGCAGCAAGGGCTGGGACATCCTGCTGTCCAAGACCGGCTACACCGACGAGGCCGGCCGCTGCCTGACGATGCGCATGAAGAGCGGCGGCAAGAACGTCACCGTCGTGCTGCTCGATGCCGACGGCTCGGCCGATCGCCTGCGCGACGCCGCCAAGATCCGGCGTTCGCTGGACAAGCTGCACGGCTGA
- a CDS encoding FMN-binding glutamate synthase family protein: MPAWLLALDRHFPLRYSPWLLCIVGCLLCAFVWVVTGQLGLATLVFAGLAALGLRDVRQVKRSVLRNYPVIGHLRFLLEFIRPEIRQYFLESDNEATPFSRQQRSLVYQRAKGDSDKRPFGTQRDVRAAGYEWINHSMVPTELDTHDFRITIGAGRAQPYSASIFNISAMSFGALSANAILSLNSGAKQGGFAHDTGEGSISVHHRQHGGDLIWEIGSGYFGCRNDDGSFNPEKFMANARDPQVKMIELKLSQGAKPGHGGVLPGPKVTAEIAQARGVNIGEDCISPASHSAFATPIEMMRFIDRLRDMSGGKPTGFKLCIGHPWEWFAICKAMLETGITPDFIVVDGAEGGTGAAPLEFTDHVGAPLQEGLLLVHNTLVGLDLRDKIKLGCAGKVVSAFDIARMLALGADWCNSARGFMFALGCIQAQNCHTGHCPTGVTTQDPVRQQALVVPDKADRVFRFHENTLKALKELVQAAGLQHPCDISATHIVQRINAHEVKLLSGLLPFVARGALLHGELPHNTFKLYWPVASAHSFHASAALTAAP, from the coding sequence ATGCCCGCCTGGTTGCTTGCCCTGGACCGCCACTTCCCGCTGCGCTACAGCCCCTGGCTGCTGTGCATCGTCGGCTGCCTGCTGTGCGCCTTTGTCTGGGTAGTCACCGGTCAGTTGGGCTTGGCGACGCTGGTGTTCGCGGGTCTCGCGGCCCTGGGGCTGCGCGATGTGCGCCAGGTCAAGCGCTCGGTGCTGCGCAACTATCCGGTCATCGGTCACCTGCGCTTTCTGCTCGAGTTCATACGCCCCGAGATCCGCCAGTATTTTCTGGAGAGCGACAACGAGGCCACGCCGTTCTCGCGCCAGCAGCGCTCGCTGGTCTACCAGCGAGCCAAGGGCGACTCCGACAAGCGCCCCTTCGGCACCCAGCGCGATGTGCGCGCCGCCGGCTATGAGTGGATCAACCATTCGATGGTGCCCACCGAGCTGGACACGCATGACTTTCGCATCACCATAGGGGCAGGTCGTGCCCAGCCCTACTCGGCCAGCATCTTCAATATCTCGGCGATGAGTTTTGGCGCGTTGTCGGCCAACGCCATCCTGTCGCTGAACTCCGGCGCCAAGCAGGGCGGCTTTGCGCACGACACCGGCGAAGGCTCGATCAGCGTGCACCACCGCCAGCACGGCGGCGACCTGATCTGGGAGATAGGCTCGGGCTACTTCGGCTGCCGCAATGACGATGGCTCGTTCAATCCCGAGAAGTTCATGGCCAATGCCCGCGATCCGCAGGTCAAGATGATAGAGCTGAAGCTCAGCCAGGGCGCCAAGCCGGGCCATGGCGGCGTGCTGCCGGGACCCAAGGTGACGGCCGAGATCGCCCAGGCGCGCGGGGTCAATATCGGCGAAGACTGCATCTCGCCTGCCTCGCACAGCGCCTTCGCCACGCCGATCGAGATGATGCGTTTCATCGACCGGCTGCGCGATATGTCCGGCGGCAAGCCGACCGGCTTCAAGCTCTGCATCGGCCACCCGTGGGAGTGGTTCGCGATTTGCAAGGCGATGCTGGAGACCGGCATCACGCCGGACTTCATCGTTGTCGATGGTGCCGAGGGCGGCACCGGCGCGGCGCCGCTGGAATTCACCGACCATGTCGGTGCGCCGCTGCAGGAAGGCCTGCTGCTGGTGCACAACACCCTGGTGGGGCTGGACCTGCGCGACAAGATCAAACTGGGCTGCGCCGGCAAGGTGGTCAGCGCCTTCGACATCGCCCGCATGCTGGCGCTGGGTGCCGACTGGTGCAACTCGGCCCGCGGCTTCATGTTCGCCCTGGGCTGCATACAGGCTCAGAACTGCCACACCGGCCATTGCCCGACCGGCGTGACGACGCAGGACCCGGTGCGCCAGCAGGCCCTGGTCGTGCCCGACAAGGCCGATCGGGTGTTCCGCTTCCACGAGAACACCTTGAAGGCCTTGAAGGAGCTGGTGCAGGCCGCAGGGCTGCAGCATCCTTGCGACATCTCGGCTACCCACATCGTGCAGCGCATCAACGCGCACGAGGTCAAGCTGCTCAGCGGCCTGCTGCCCTTTGTAGCGCGCGGCGCGCTGCTGCATGGCGAACTGCCGCACAACACCTTCAAGCTGTACTGGCCGGTGGCCAGCGCGCACAGCTTCCATGCCAGCGCGGCGCTGACGGCTGCCCCCTGA